DNA from Acidobacteriota bacterium:
ACGAAAATCAACAGAAGCGCCGCCACCCTGACCAAGAACAGGACCGAAGGGTCGATCAGCCCCTTCAGCGGCATGTGCGTGACCTGCGTCGACGGCTGCATCGGGATGTGCGAGATCGGCAAATCCGCCTACCGAGGCGCCGAGGTCCTCTATCCCCAGCCGTTCGGCATCATCACGGCCGGCTGCGAGAAGGACTATCCCGTCGACCTGTCCCACTTCAGCATCATGGGCACGGCCAAGGGGGCCTGCGGCGTCGAGGCCGACAGCGACAAGGCGACCTTCGAGAAGGTCACGGTCGAGACGAAGATCGGCCGCAACAAGGACATCAAGCTCAAGGTCCCGTTCATCATCTCCGGCATGGGCTCGACCAACGTGGCCCGGCAGAACTGGGCCGGCCTCGGCGGCGGCGCGGCCATCGCCGGGTCGATCCTGACGATCGGCGAGAACGTCTGCGGCATGGACGACGAGACGGAGCTCAAGAACGGCCGGGTCGTCCGCTCGCCGGACATGGAGTTCCGCATCAGGTCCTACCGTGATTGGCAGGACGGCTACGGCGACGTCGTCGTCCAGGCCAACGTCGAGGACACGCGGCTGGGCACCCAGGAGTACGCCATCGAGAAGCTGGGCATCGAGACCGTCGAGCTCAAGTGGGGCCAGGGGGCCAAGGATATCGGCGGCGAGGTCAAGCTCAAGACCGTCACCAAGGCCCAGGCCCTGAAAAAGAAGGGCTACATCGTCCTGCCCGACCCCGAGGACCCCAACGTCATCGCCGCCTTCGAGAAGGGCAGCTTCAAGGAGTTCGAGCGCCACTCCCGCATGGGCATGGTCGACGAGGGCGACTTCATTAAACGGGTCGAGGAGCTGCGCAGGATCGGGGCCAAGCACGTCTTCCTGAAGACGGGCGCTTACCGGCCGGCCGACCTGGCCCGGGCCGTGAAGTACGCCTCCAAGGCCAAGCTCGACCTCCTGACGGTCGACGGCGCCGGCGGCGGCACGGGCATGAGCCCCTGGCGGATGATGAACGAGTGGGGCATCCCGACCGTCGAGATCTGGTCCCTGACCTGGAAGTTCGCCGACCAGCTGGCCAAGCAGGGCGAGTACGTGCCCGACCTGGCCTTCGCCGGCGGCATCACCTTCGAGGACCAGATCTTCAAGGCCCTGGCCCTCGGCGCGCCCTACGTCAAGGCCGTCGGCATGGCCCGCTCGCCCCTGGCCGCGGCCATGGTCGGCAAGACGATCGGCGGCCGCATCGCCGACGGGCAGATCCCGGTCTACGTCGAGCGCTTCGGCAGCAGCCGGGACGAGATCTTCGTCACCGCGCCCGAGCTGCGGCGGCGCTTCGGGGCCCGGTTCGAGGAGCTCCCGTCCGGGGCCATCGGCGTCTACACCTACTTCAAGCGCCTCAGCCAGGGCCTCCGCCAGATGATGGCCGGCGAGCGCAAGTTCACGCTCGACTACATCAACCGCGACGACATCGCCTCCCTGACCAGGGAGGCGGCCGATATCAGCGGCATCCCGTACATCACCGACGTGGACAAGGAAGAGGTCCAGAAGATCCTCAAGGGCAAGTAGGCGGCGGCATCGGCTGAATTACCTCCGATCGGCGGAGGAGGGCTGGGTCCTTCCTCCGCCGATTTTTTTAATCCGCCCTTTTCCCCCGCGTCCCTCCCGGGACGCTTCTCGGAGACGTCCCGGCCGGACGGCTTCGAGCCGCCCTCCCCGCGATGGCGATGGCCGCCCCGGCTTTGTTTTAGCTCCGGTTCCGGATATAATGAAGATCTCCGGGTGATTCGGCACGGTCGGAGGCCCCGATGATCGTTCTCAAGGACGTTCTGGCCCTTCTCGACGGCGAGCTCCTCACCCCGGCAACCGCCCCCGAGGCGGCCTTCGGCAAGGTTTTCGCCTC
Protein-coding regions in this window:
- a CDS encoding FMN-binding glutamate synthase family protein → MPSLTKINRSAATLTKNRTEGSISPFSGMCVTCVDGCIGMCEIGKSAYRGAEVLYPQPFGIITAGCEKDYPVDLSHFSIMGTAKGACGVEADSDKATFEKVTVETKIGRNKDIKLKVPFIISGMGSTNVARQNWAGLGGGAAIAGSILTIGENVCGMDDETELKNGRVVRSPDMEFRIRSYRDWQDGYGDVVVQANVEDTRLGTQEYAIEKLGIETVELKWGQGAKDIGGEVKLKTVTKAQALKKKGYIVLPDPEDPNVIAAFEKGSFKEFERHSRMGMVDEGDFIKRVEELRRIGAKHVFLKTGAYRPADLARAVKYASKAKLDLLTVDGAGGGTGMSPWRMMNEWGIPTVEIWSLTWKFADQLAKQGEYVPDLAFAGGITFEDQIFKALALGAPYVKAVGMARSPLAAAMVGKTIGGRIADGQIPVYVERFGSSRDEIFVTAPELRRRFGARFEELPSGAIGVYTYFKRLSQGLRQMMAGERKFTLDYINRDDIASLTREAADISGIPYITDVDKEEVQKILKGK